One region of Atribacterota bacterium genomic DNA includes:
- the aspS gene encoding aspartate--tRNA ligase: MLRTHTCGELRKEHIGKEVTLAGWVNRIRDHGGIVFVDLRDRFGITQIVLDSNQREIYAESLKLKPEYVIQVKGMVRARPEGLVNPKIPTGAIEVEVKALKTLSTSELLPFEIDGKKEIDEALRLRYRYLDLRRPKMRDNIILRHRAAQNIRYYLSREGFVEVETPFLTKSTPEGARDFLVPSRLNPGAFYALPQSPQLFKQMLMVAGFDRYFQIVRCFRDEDLRSDRQPEFTQIDIEMSFVDSLDVMRLTENMVAYLFKEVLGHDVEVPFPVLRYHEAMEKYGVDKPDLRIPVTIDDLTEIFQGESFPSQKDQGILVKALFFPEGEVLSRKKLDALAQEAKGKNLTLSWVKGSTTEWTSPLKGKLKESTFAELFAQYQFQKNSVLLLVSGEKDSLLEFMGNVRLQIGKESVRAGDFQFCWVVDFPLFEWNEEEKRWDSVHHPFTAPLDGDLSLLEDNPSLVRAKAYDVVLNGYEVGGGSIRIHDTNLQQKIFRLLNLNEQAIQEKFGFFVEALRYGCPPHGGIALGFDRLVMLMCGEDSIREVIPFPKTQKGVCLLTGAPSKVEEEQLKVLGIRIAEKI, from the coding sequence TTGTTGAGAACACATACTTGTGGTGAACTGCGGAAAGAACACATTGGTAAAGAGGTGACTTTGGCTGGCTGGGTTAATCGGATTCGAGACCATGGAGGCATTGTTTTTGTTGATCTCAGAGATCGCTTTGGTATTACACAGATTGTTTTAGACTCTAACCAAAGGGAGATTTACGCTGAATCCCTGAAACTTAAACCAGAGTATGTTATCCAGGTAAAAGGCATGGTACGAGCAAGACCCGAGGGACTCGTTAATCCTAAGATTCCCACTGGAGCAATTGAGGTAGAGGTGAAAGCACTGAAGACGCTCTCTACTTCCGAGCTTCTTCCCTTTGAAATTGATGGAAAGAAAGAGATTGACGAAGCACTTCGGCTCCGATACAGATACCTCGATTTGCGACGTCCGAAAATGCGGGATAATATCATACTCCGTCATCGAGCCGCCCAGAACATACGTTATTATCTGAGTAGAGAGGGATTTGTAGAAGTGGAAACACCTTTCCTTACCAAAAGCACGCCTGAGGGTGCCAGAGATTTTCTGGTTCCCAGTCGTTTAAATCCGGGTGCGTTTTATGCCCTCCCTCAATCTCCTCAACTTTTCAAGCAGATGCTCATGGTTGCTGGTTTTGATCGCTATTTCCAAATCGTTCGCTGTTTTCGCGACGAAGATTTGCGTTCCGACCGACAGCCTGAATTTACGCAGATCGATATTGAAATGTCCTTTGTAGATTCGCTCGACGTAATGCGTCTTACCGAGAATATGGTTGCCTATCTTTTTAAAGAAGTCCTGGGACATGATGTAGAGGTTCCCTTCCCAGTTCTCCGATATCATGAAGCTATGGAAAAGTACGGCGTGGATAAGCCTGACTTGAGAATCCCGGTTACCATTGATGACCTCACCGAGATTTTTCAGGGAGAGTCATTTCCATCTCAGAAAGATCAGGGAATCCTGGTTAAGGCTCTGTTTTTCCCGGAAGGAGAGGTACTCTCTCGTAAAAAACTTGACGCGCTGGCTCAGGAAGCAAAGGGTAAGAATTTGACGCTATCATGGGTGAAGGGTTCAACCACCGAGTGGACTTCTCCCTTGAAGGGTAAGTTAAAGGAGTCGACATTTGCAGAACTTTTTGCTCAATATCAGTTTCAGAAAAACTCGGTACTCCTTTTGGTTTCTGGGGAAAAGGATTCGCTTCTTGAATTCATGGGCAATGTCCGTTTGCAAATTGGAAAGGAAAGCGTACGTGCTGGTGATTTCCAATTTTGCTGGGTGGTTGATTTTCCGCTTTTTGAATGGAATGAGGAAGAAAAACGTTGGGATTCAGTCCACCATCCTTTTACTGCACCACTCGACGGAGATCTTTCCCTCTTAGAAGATAATCCTTCCTTAGTGCGAGCAAAAGCCTACGATGTAGTCCTTAATGGATACGAAGTGGGGGGAGGGAGTATCAGAATTCATGATACCAACCTTCAGCAGAAAATTTTCCGGCTTCTAAATCTGAATGAGCAGGCCATTCAGGAAAAATTTGGGTTCTTCGTTGAAGCGCTTCGATATGGCTGCCCTCCTCATGGGGGAATTGCTCTAGGATTTGATCGGTTAGTTATGCTCATGTGTGGCGAAGATTCCATCCGGGAGGTCATTCCTTTCCCCAAAACTCAGAAGGGGGTGTGTCTTTTAACTGGCGCACCATCTAAGGTGGAAGAGGAGCAACTCAAAGTTTTAGGAATACGTATTGCAGAGAAAATTTGA
- the alaS gene encoding alanine--tRNA ligase — protein MKSSEIREAFLNFFVERGHERLASASLIPDDPTLLLTIAGMVPFKPIFLGKVRSPFKRVCTVQKCVRVSDLDRVGYTSRHHTFFEMLGNFSFGDYFKKEACQWAWEFLTQNLGLPPEKLWVSVHQKDHETFSIWQEVVGIPEKKIVHLGDEDNFWSSGPVGPCGYCSEIYCDTGLQRGCGKPDCKPGCDCDRYLEIWNLVFMEFDRQGDGTLFELPRKNIDTGMGLERIASVMQNAETNFETDLFQPIIEALEKMSGERYGPPETKPFFRIIADHVRAITFLVADGVYPANEGRGYVLRRLIRRAYRQGKKLTLTRPFLYELSFTVIGTMGVAYPELRHKERLISQIVFQEEKRFEETMSLGMEYLGKILQERRASGTKQLSGVEIFKLYDTYGFPPDLTREILTEEGFSYQEEEFEEEMRKQKERARQAHEMKAEELRGKKKLEELFRGFETTFTGYECQETEGKVLALVGGEDFLEAVQSGNRVTIILDQTPFYPEKGGQEWDTGWIFGPSGRVEIQKVLSPLPNLIVHEGVVRDGTIKSGEQVKAVINTKRRKLLETHHSVTHLLHQALREILGEQVKQAGSHVAEEGLRFDFTHFAPLSPRELEEVESRVNTQILAALPVCISYSTLEEIQRRKIVALFEEKYESVVRIVRMGNYSAELCGGTHLRNTSEAGLFKIVSESSIGSGLRRIEAVAGAKALELLSRREKILAEVQKSTGINAENLSSFIEKLEEENRKLRKALRRMEKEKLVRDVVTLAQREGEKFLIVCLLRETTLDLNQLKEVVDEVRHQRLEKVMILGLLQDGRIQGVAAGLGRFEKLNLSNVIKAVMKNFGGGGGGKPHLAQFGGLLEKDWESFLSRVEELLGHHEKDSGT, from the coding sequence ATGAAAAGTAGTGAAATCCGAGAGGCTTTTCTGAACTTTTTTGTTGAAAGGGGACATGAGCGTCTGGCCAGCGCTTCGCTCATTCCTGACGATCCCACCCTTCTTCTTACCATTGCAGGAATGGTGCCTTTTAAACCTATCTTTCTGGGGAAAGTACGTTCTCCATTTAAAAGGGTCTGTACCGTGCAAAAATGTGTGCGGGTCAGTGACCTGGACAGGGTTGGCTATACTTCCCGTCATCATACCTTTTTTGAGATGTTAGGCAACTTTTCTTTTGGCGACTATTTTAAAAAGGAAGCCTGCCAGTGGGCCTGGGAGTTTCTGACGCAGAATTTGGGATTGCCTCCCGAAAAGCTTTGGGTTTCGGTACACCAAAAGGACCATGAGACCTTTTCCATCTGGCAAGAAGTGGTAGGAATCCCCGAGAAAAAAATCGTCCATCTTGGAGATGAGGACAATTTCTGGTCCTCAGGGCCGGTGGGGCCCTGTGGGTACTGCTCGGAGATTTACTGTGACACCGGATTACAGCGAGGATGCGGAAAACCTGATTGTAAGCCAGGTTGTGATTGTGACCGATACCTTGAAATCTGGAATCTGGTATTCATGGAATTCGACCGCCAAGGCGATGGAACCCTTTTTGAACTTCCCCGTAAAAACATCGATACGGGAATGGGCCTAGAACGGATTGCCTCAGTCATGCAAAATGCAGAAACGAATTTTGAAACGGATCTCTTTCAGCCCATTATCGAGGCTTTGGAAAAGATGTCCGGAGAAAGATATGGCCCTCCCGAGACAAAGCCATTTTTCCGCATCATTGCCGACCACGTAAGAGCTATCACTTTTCTTGTGGCAGACGGTGTGTATCCGGCGAACGAAGGACGAGGGTATGTCCTCCGGCGCCTCATCCGTCGGGCTTATCGTCAGGGGAAAAAACTCACCCTGACTCGGCCCTTCCTATATGAACTCTCTTTCACGGTTATCGGGACCATGGGTGTGGCCTACCCGGAACTCCGCCACAAAGAACGGCTCATCTCGCAGATTGTTTTCCAAGAAGAGAAACGATTTGAAGAGACCATGTCTTTGGGTATGGAGTATCTGGGAAAAATACTCCAGGAACGAAGGGCCTCCGGAACCAAACAACTCTCGGGAGTCGAGATTTTTAAACTCTACGATACCTATGGGTTTCCCCCTGACCTTACTCGAGAAATTCTCACCGAAGAAGGTTTTTCATACCAAGAAGAAGAATTTGAAGAGGAAATGCGCAAGCAAAAAGAGCGAGCTCGTCAAGCCCATGAAATGAAAGCTGAAGAGCTGAGGGGTAAAAAGAAACTGGAAGAACTCTTCCGAGGTTTTGAGACAACCTTTACCGGCTATGAATGCCAGGAAACCGAGGGGAAGGTGCTGGCCCTTGTAGGCGGGGAGGATTTTCTGGAAGCAGTGCAAAGTGGCAACAGGGTAACGATAATTCTGGACCAAACTCCTTTCTATCCTGAAAAGGGGGGACAGGAGTGGGATACGGGATGGATTTTCGGACCCTCTGGAAGAGTGGAAATCCAGAAAGTTCTGAGCCCTTTGCCTAACCTCATCGTTCACGAAGGTGTGGTGCGGGATGGGACGATAAAGTCTGGAGAACAAGTAAAAGCCGTTATCAATACAAAGCGCCGCAAGTTGCTTGAGACGCATCACAGTGTCACACACCTTCTCCACCAAGCGCTGCGGGAAATCCTGGGAGAACAGGTAAAGCAGGCTGGTTCTCATGTAGCCGAAGAAGGGTTACGCTTTGACTTCACCCATTTTGCCCCTCTCTCGCCTCGAGAACTTGAAGAAGTAGAATCCCGGGTTAATACTCAGATTCTTGCCGCTCTCCCAGTATGCATTTCGTACTCTACTCTGGAGGAAATTCAGAGGCGAAAAATCGTCGCACTCTTTGAGGAAAAATACGAAAGCGTGGTGCGAATTGTACGAATGGGGAATTATTCTGCCGAACTCTGCGGTGGAACGCATTTGCGCAACACCAGTGAAGCTGGCCTCTTTAAAATTGTGTCGGAGAGTAGCATCGGATCCGGTTTAAGAAGAATTGAGGCTGTGGCTGGTGCAAAAGCTCTCGAATTATTAAGCCGCCGGGAGAAAATCCTCGCTGAGGTTCAGAAGTCTACGGGAATCAATGCGGAAAATCTTTCGTCTTTCATAGAGAAACTGGAAGAGGAAAACAGGAAACTGAGAAAGGCTCTGCGCCGAATGGAAAAAGAAAAGCTGGTTCGGGATGTAGTCACTCTTGCTCAGCGTGAAGGAGAAAAATTCCTCATAGTCTGTCTTCTTCGAGAAACCACTCTTGACCTAAACCAACTCAAAGAAGTGGTTGACGAGGTACGTCACCAAAGGCTCGAAAAAGTGATGATTCTGGGCCTCCTCCAGGATGGTCGTATTCAGGGGGTTGCAGCAGGGCTGGGAAGATTTGAAAAGCTAAACCTCAGCAATGTCATCAAAGCGGTGATGAAAAACTTTGGAGGGGGTGGAGGAGGGAAACCCCATCTTGCCCAGTTCGGTGGATTACTAGAGAAGGATTGGGAATCCTTCCTTTCCAGGGTAGAGGAATTACTTGGTCACCATGAAAAGGATTCTGGCACTTGA
- a CDS encoding YqeG family HAD IIIA-type phosphatase yields MATLENRGFWKRFLPNLYVNDLSQISLEFLREKGVKGLILDLDNTLVAWNQYELPPQTVNWVRKAKEMGFLVFIVSNALEERVQYFSWALGIPGISKAQKPRRSALRSAILRMNLSLPEVAVIGDQMLTDVWGGNRLGIYTILVRPINPKEFFFTRIGRMFERMVLRRFSLR; encoded by the coding sequence ATGGCAACGTTGGAAAATAGGGGTTTCTGGAAGCGTTTCCTTCCAAATCTCTATGTGAACGATTTATCGCAGATATCCCTCGAGTTCCTGAGGGAGAAGGGCGTTAAGGGATTGATTCTCGACTTAGATAACACCTTAGTGGCCTGGAATCAGTACGAACTTCCTCCCCAGACTGTTAATTGGGTCAGAAAAGCCAAAGAAATGGGATTTCTGGTATTCATCGTTTCCAATGCCTTGGAAGAACGGGTCCAGTATTTTTCCTGGGCCCTCGGTATTCCCGGTATTTCTAAAGCGCAAAAACCCCGTCGCTCGGCATTACGCAGCGCCATACTCAGAATGAACCTTTCTCTTCCCGAGGTAGCGGTGATTGGTGACCAAATGCTTACCGATGTGTGGGGTGGAAACCGCCTGGGGATCTACACCATTCTGGTCCGACCCATTAACCCCAAAGAGTTTTTTTTCACTCGGATAGGAAGGATGTTTGAACGAATGGTCTTGCGGAGGTTCTCTCTGCGATGA
- a CDS encoding S1 RNA-binding domain-containing protein — translation MENENVQEQTMDFLNENLDQIRVVKPGELIKGKVVKKGEEGYFVNINYKAEGILPFKERAQGREGEVENQLEEGEEVWTIVTQIDDQGYIWLSREQARYHGAWIDIEESKEKGKILNAKVKKKVKGGLIVDVGINAFLPASCVDLTPRNLDEFLDQPIQVRVIEADRRSRNVVVSRKVVLEEELNRRKQETIASLKVGQVRKGIVRNITSFGVFVDLGGIDGLLHVSEVSWGKVGKLEELFQKGQEIEAKVIAWNPEKEEISLSLKRLTPDPWENIAEKVKPGEIIKGKVVSLKDFGVFVEVEEGLEGLIHISDLSWGYVKHPREVVKVGDIVEARVLEIDKEKKRISLGLKQVFPDPWESIEERYPLGSQIKVKVNKLNTRGALVEIEEGIEGRIPLEELSWKRVSRVNEVLRRNQLVDAKVIAIDRQNRQFILSLRQLRPSPWDEIKARLKVGDMVEGHIQRLMNFGAFVELSPEVEALLPLSEINWEPLKHPSQVLRKGQTLQLKIIEFKPEEQRIVVSRKALLPDPWESVKNRYPVGSIHEGKVVRVVDFGAFVELEEGWDGLVHISEISEQRISAPSEVLKEGERVKVKVIKLDDGERKIGLSIKQALKDEEEKEQREHATPNGKVTLGDVIGEKLTNILHNLKK, via the coding sequence GTGGAAAACGAAAACGTACAAGAACAGACCATGGACTTCCTGAACGAAAACCTGGACCAAATCCGCGTGGTAAAACCTGGAGAACTGATCAAAGGTAAAGTGGTTAAAAAGGGCGAAGAGGGGTATTTCGTCAACATTAACTATAAAGCAGAAGGAATTCTTCCCTTTAAAGAAAGGGCTCAAGGAAGAGAAGGGGAAGTTGAAAATCAGTTAGAAGAAGGGGAAGAAGTCTGGACTATTGTTACCCAGATTGACGATCAAGGCTATATATGGCTTTCTCGAGAACAGGCCCGCTATCATGGTGCCTGGATTGATATAGAAGAGAGCAAGGAAAAGGGGAAAATTTTAAATGCTAAAGTAAAAAAGAAGGTTAAGGGTGGCCTCATTGTAGATGTGGGGATTAATGCTTTTCTTCCTGCTTCCTGTGTTGATTTGACGCCCCGGAATCTGGATGAATTCCTGGATCAACCCATTCAAGTTAGGGTTATTGAGGCTGACCGTCGCAGCCGCAACGTGGTGGTTTCTCGTAAAGTAGTTCTGGAAGAAGAATTAAATCGTCGTAAACAGGAAACCATTGCTTCCTTGAAGGTTGGTCAAGTTCGCAAGGGAATTGTTCGTAATATCACCAGCTTCGGCGTTTTCGTAGACCTTGGTGGTATTGATGGACTTCTCCATGTATCCGAGGTATCCTGGGGGAAAGTGGGAAAACTGGAGGAACTCTTCCAGAAGGGCCAGGAAATAGAAGCCAAAGTCATTGCCTGGAATCCTGAAAAAGAAGAGATATCGCTGAGCCTCAAACGGCTTACTCCAGATCCATGGGAGAATATAGCAGAAAAAGTCAAACCTGGGGAAATCATCAAAGGTAAGGTGGTTTCCCTCAAGGATTTTGGAGTATTTGTGGAGGTTGAAGAGGGGTTAGAAGGACTCATTCATATCTCTGACCTTTCCTGGGGTTATGTGAAACATCCCCGGGAAGTGGTAAAGGTGGGAGATATTGTGGAAGCCCGGGTTCTCGAAATCGATAAAGAAAAAAAGAGAATTTCTCTGGGTCTCAAACAGGTCTTTCCCGATCCCTGGGAAAGCATAGAAGAAAGATATCCTCTGGGGAGCCAGATTAAGGTTAAAGTCAATAAGTTGAACACCCGTGGAGCACTGGTAGAAATAGAAGAAGGAATTGAAGGGAGAATTCCCCTAGAGGAACTTTCCTGGAAACGGGTAAGCCGGGTGAACGAAGTCTTGCGTAGGAACCAGTTGGTTGATGCTAAAGTCATCGCCATCGACCGGCAAAATCGACAATTCATTTTAAGCTTAAGACAACTCCGTCCCAGCCCTTGGGATGAGATTAAAGCCCGATTGAAAGTGGGAGACATGGTGGAAGGTCATATTCAAAGGTTAATGAACTTTGGTGCTTTTGTGGAGCTGTCTCCAGAAGTGGAAGCTCTACTTCCACTTTCAGAAATCAATTGGGAACCACTGAAACACCCTAGTCAGGTTTTGCGAAAGGGCCAGACTCTGCAGTTGAAAATCATCGAGTTTAAGCCAGAAGAACAGAGGATTGTGGTGAGTCGAAAGGCTTTGCTTCCTGACCCCTGGGAAAGTGTGAAAAACCGATATCCAGTTGGAAGCATTCATGAAGGAAAAGTAGTACGAGTAGTCGATTTTGGGGCCTTTGTGGAACTGGAGGAGGGATGGGATGGGCTGGTTCATATTTCCGAAATATCGGAGCAGAGGATCTCCGCTCCTTCCGAAGTTCTTAAAGAGGGTGAAAGGGTCAAGGTTAAAGTCATCAAGCTGGACGATGGAGAAAGAAAAATTGGTTTGAGCATCAAACAGGCACTGAAAGATGAAGAAGAAAAGGAACAACGTGAACACGCTACGCCAAATGGAAAGGTAACCTTGGGAGACGTTATCGGAGAGAAGCTTACCAACATCTTGCATAATCTCAAAAAATGA
- the aroE gene encoding shikimate dehydrogenase translates to MIDSRVRLLALIGHPVSHSLSPFFQNAALQFLGLPFVYLAFDILPKDLFKAVEAMKTLNVRGFNVTIPHKERICSLLDHLEEEARIVQAVNTVVNEEGRLLGYNTDIYGFERSMEEERASVKGKNVLLLGAGGVSRAIMFVLRKKEIASLVIANRTPQRAQELLLFAQGLFSFPVKVVSWESAMKGEGEHLERVDVIINATSLGIKGENIPLNWHKFSSCSLAIDVVYRKESETALVIEARSRGIHGFSGKSMLLYQGVRSFELFTNHAAPVKVMKKVLEEGQKN, encoded by the coding sequence ATGATTGATTCTCGAGTTCGGTTGCTGGCTCTCATTGGTCATCCGGTATCACATTCCCTTTCTCCCTTTTTCCAAAACGCCGCGCTTCAGTTTCTGGGACTTCCATTTGTGTATCTTGCTTTCGATATCCTCCCTAAGGATCTTTTCAAAGCCGTTGAAGCCATGAAAACATTAAACGTGCGGGGTTTTAATGTGACTATCCCCCATAAAGAAAGGATATGTTCTCTTCTTGATCACCTGGAAGAAGAAGCAAGAATCGTTCAGGCAGTGAACACAGTGGTGAATGAAGAGGGTCGACTTCTGGGGTATAATACGGATATATATGGTTTTGAAAGGAGTATGGAAGAGGAAAGAGCAAGCGTCAAGGGGAAAAATGTCCTTCTTCTTGGAGCTGGGGGAGTGAGTCGGGCTATCATGTTTGTTCTGAGAAAAAAGGAAATTGCTTCGCTGGTCATCGCTAACCGTACCCCACAACGAGCACAGGAGCTCCTTCTTTTTGCGCAGGGGCTCTTTTCTTTTCCGGTAAAGGTTGTTTCCTGGGAAAGCGCAATGAAAGGGGAAGGAGAACATTTGGAGAGAGTGGATGTCATTATCAACGCTACTTCTCTAGGAATAAAGGGAGAAAATATCCCCCTTAATTGGCATAAATTTTCATCCTGCTCTTTAGCGATAGACGTAGTGTACCGAAAAGAGAGCGAAACTGCCTTGGTAATCGAAGCGCGCAGCAGAGGAATTCATGGCTTCAGCGGAAAGTCCATGCTCCTTTATCAGGGCGTCAGAAGTTTTGAG
- the mltG gene encoding endolytic transglycosylase MltG, with translation MKPRYFIFLCWTWVLCIWLKMAFYEDLEKGVAHTVFIPKGAPILRVAFILEREGIASGRLFLLFMFLTQKEKVVAGSYRIPPGRSIHRIAQELENGPPQEKVTFPEGLTSMQMSKILEEKGICSGEAYLQFVAHPEIFQKRWLQGVSHLEGFLFPDTYYISLSSSPQEVVEMQLEQFERLVLPLYERSSTRLSLNEVVILASVVEKEASDDAEKPYVASVFLNRLQKGMRLQSCATVVYAHYWERGVYRESLSTEDLQIDSPFNTYLYRGLPPQAIGNAGLEAIRAILFPEKTDYLYFVLQENGKHSFSTNYEEHLRKKGDRNGNVGK, from the coding sequence ATGAAACCCCGATACTTTATCTTTTTATGCTGGACATGGGTTCTCTGTATATGGTTAAAGATGGCGTTCTACGAAGACTTGGAAAAAGGGGTAGCACACACAGTTTTTATTCCCAAAGGTGCTCCGATTTTAAGAGTTGCCTTTATTTTAGAACGTGAGGGTATCGCCTCCGGACGCCTTTTCCTTCTCTTTATGTTTCTCACCCAGAAAGAAAAAGTCGTTGCTGGGTCCTATCGCATCCCACCCGGACGATCCATTCACAGGATTGCTCAGGAACTGGAAAATGGTCCACCCCAGGAGAAAGTGACCTTTCCAGAGGGATTGACCTCAATGCAGATGAGCAAAATCCTTGAAGAAAAGGGAATATGCAGTGGCGAAGCATATCTCCAATTTGTGGCCCATCCTGAAATTTTTCAAAAAAGATGGTTACAGGGAGTTTCTCATCTTGAGGGTTTCCTCTTTCCTGACACATATTACATTTCCCTCTCTTCTTCTCCCCAGGAAGTTGTTGAAATGCAGCTTGAACAGTTTGAAAGGTTGGTTCTCCCTCTTTATGAGAGAAGTTCTACCAGACTTTCTCTTAACGAAGTGGTTATTCTGGCTTCCGTTGTGGAAAAAGAAGCAAGCGATGACGCAGAAAAACCGTATGTGGCTTCAGTTTTTTTAAACCGCTTGCAAAAGGGAATGCGGCTTCAGTCCTGTGCCACAGTGGTATACGCACATTACTGGGAGAGAGGAGTGTATCGGGAAAGCTTGAGTACGGAGGACCTCCAGATCGATTCTCCCTTTAATACCTATCTCTATAGGGGCCTTCCACCCCAGGCCATTGGGAACGCTGGCCTTGAAGCGATTCGAGCAATCCTTTTTCCGGAAAAGACCGATTACCTTTACTTTGTCCTTCAGGAGAACGGGAAACACAGTTTTTCCACCAATTACGAAGAACATCTGAGAAAAAAGGGAGACCGCAATGGCAACGTTGGAAAATAG
- the ruvX gene encoding Holliday junction resolvase RuvX, with protein MKRILALDIGERRIGVAFNRGGPIAFPYGTLEEKGLRFLLCLARELGAEEIVLGWPLRTDGLVGEKAKKIQALKEAMEKEFPGKIVLWDERFSTKEVEKRLIEAGVKRKRRKETVDQLAAALILQNYLDRGGQ; from the coding sequence ATGAAAAGGATTCTGGCACTTGATATCGGAGAAAGACGCATCGGGGTAGCCTTTAATCGTGGGGGTCCTATCGCCTTCCCCTATGGAACTCTAGAAGAAAAAGGGCTGAGGTTTTTGCTTTGCCTTGCCCGAGAACTTGGTGCTGAAGAAATCGTCCTTGGCTGGCCACTCCGCACCGATGGTCTGGTCGGTGAAAAGGCAAAAAAAATCCAGGCTCTCAAAGAGGCTATGGAGAAAGAATTCCCTGGAAAGATAGTCCTTTGGGATGAACGTTTTTCCACTAAAGAGGTGGAAAAACGGCTCATCGAAGCTGGAGTAAAGCGGAAAAGGCGAAAAGAAACCGTCGATCAACTTGCGGCAGCACTGATTTTGCAGAATTATCTTGACAGAGGAGGACAATGA
- a CDS encoding ExsB family protein yields the protein MTLSIRADSPLSLAETLIAEIRAISVSFSKVVVALSGGLDSTVALFLSLLALGKSKVIACTVDWGEYFPEKARRQVLFLRDYFDVSHCFLPGKSILEEIARGGPSCNLCTKKAKLGTIRNHFGNGVLIVGGANQSDSWGKRGMRFLFNTYSPLFDLEKEEIQSLASFFHLPVQRIGEHRLREGCLLKHLLKPLVSPYHTQAVVRSNEILWRVLNEAAFERNIANVKIVGPLRTNQALVNIQPLPPQRLREKIDDALSRLPEIDGVIWIDEPVTLVVRTNPGQYHNIDTLFWLEKGRLQPDFAFPIRVKWMYSSNRRLRTFQVVECIKGATG from the coding sequence ATGACACTTTCCATTCGTGCGGATTCACCTTTGTCTTTAGCTGAAACGCTGATTGCGGAAATTCGAGCAATCAGCGTTTCGTTTTCCAAAGTGGTGGTGGCACTTTCAGGAGGTCTGGATAGCACCGTTGCCCTGTTCCTTTCACTTTTGGCTTTGGGGAAAAGTAAAGTTATCGCCTGTACCGTGGATTGGGGAGAATATTTTCCAGAAAAAGCTCGGCGTCAGGTCCTTTTTCTGCGAGATTATTTTGATGTTTCACATTGCTTCTTGCCAGGAAAGTCAATCCTTGAAGAAATAGCCAGAGGTGGCCCATCATGCAATCTCTGCACCAAGAAGGCCAAATTGGGAACCATTCGAAACCATTTCGGAAATGGTGTTCTCATCGTGGGTGGTGCTAACCAGAGCGATAGTTGGGGAAAACGTGGCATGAGGTTTCTTTTCAATACGTATTCTCCTCTTTTTGACTTAGAAAAGGAGGAAATTCAGAGTCTTGCTTCCTTCTTTCACCTGCCGGTGCAAAGAATTGGAGAACATCGCTTACGTGAAGGGTGCCTTTTAAAACACCTATTAAAGCCGCTCGTTTCCCCATATCATACTCAGGCAGTGGTAAGAAGCAATGAAATCCTCTGGCGGGTTCTCAATGAAGCAGCTTTTGAAAGGAACATAGCGAATGTGAAAATTGTCGGTCCCTTGCGCACAAATCAAGCACTCGTCAATATTCAGCCACTTCCACCCCAGCGTTTGCGAGAGAAAATCGACGATGCCCTGAGTAGGCTTCCTGAAATCGATGGAGTAATTTGGATTGATGAGCCGGTGACGCTGGTAGTCAGGACGAATCCTGGACAGTACCATAACATCGACACACTTTTCTGGTTAGAAAAGGGCCGGCTACAGCCTGATTTTGCCTTCCCGATAAGGGTAAAATGGATGTACTCTTCCAATCGCCGCTTACGGACATTTCAAGTGGTAGAATGCATAAAAGGAGCGACTGGGTAA